From a region of the Geothrix sp. 21YS21S-2 genome:
- a CDS encoding ABC transporter substrate-binding protein, which produces MIRPPRTPWFTLGLCGLLALGVAAARHIARPRYAPPTRVEDAVLRIAINLTPNTLDWNLSSDFSPPNYTVARATMRGLYTWTATQDLVLDVAGACAVDDPSHPVEYTFRLRDDVFWSDGAPLCAADFVLGWRRALDGKESKYFSDIVGVRDYLALPPGPGRAAALARVGFRALDARTFQVRLAAPRSYFPGYLAGVYAFYPAPSHRLRGLSEDQIRAYYRRTGGGDPLALGPYRIREWNRLDESIDLVANPHYPALPGRVPRVVLFPSDLATMLYDQGRVDFNFLDDGPSTFRHPADRRQAALWSTFWMGLSTRLLPLDVRRAIAMALDRRALGEHVLPRFRAASQLLPEGFPGRLGDGDPRLRALPPFDRAEARRLVERAGWTGRELTLVYHENGTFLPEAALAEGVRVQLAEVGLRVRLLGTRTMTEEMLTQDRRARHELHFRRTGADFPHPQEFLLPFTYSGDPAQDNGSYTGFEAGGAGPAYRRFEREAQATAEVAPAAMADRAWEAQRILLAEEVVVVPLFYPDRYFRTRPWLRELTIDPFNFIDFTRLTCSLPVKP; this is translated from the coding sequence ATGATCCGTCCTCCGCGCACACCCTGGTTCACGCTGGGCCTCTGCGGCCTCCTCGCCCTGGGCGTGGCCGCGGCCCGGCACATCGCGCGGCCCCGCTACGCGCCGCCCACCCGGGTGGAGGACGCCGTCCTGCGCATCGCCATCAACCTCACCCCCAACACCCTCGACTGGAACCTCAGCAGCGACTTCAGCCCGCCCAACTACACCGTCGCCCGGGCCACCATGCGCGGGCTCTACACCTGGACCGCCACCCAGGACCTGGTGCTGGACGTGGCCGGCGCCTGCGCCGTGGACGACCCGTCGCACCCTGTGGAGTACACCTTCCGCCTGCGGGACGACGTCTTCTGGTCCGACGGCGCCCCCCTTTGCGCCGCGGACTTCGTCCTGGGCTGGCGCCGGGCCCTGGACGGCAAGGAGAGCAAGTACTTCAGCGACATCGTGGGCGTGCGGGACTACCTGGCCCTCCCGCCGGGGCCGGGGCGCGCCGCGGCCCTGGCCCGCGTGGGCTTCCGGGCCCTGGACGCCCGCACCTTCCAGGTGCGCCTCGCGGCGCCCAGGAGCTATTTCCCCGGGTACCTGGCCGGCGTCTACGCCTTCTACCCCGCCCCCTCCCACCGGCTGCGGGGCCTGTCCGAGGACCAGATCCGCGCCTACTACCGGCGCACCGGAGGCGGCGACCCGCTGGCCCTGGGGCCCTACCGCATCCGGGAATGGAACCGCCTGGACGAGAGCATCGACCTGGTGGCCAACCCCCACTACCCCGCCCTGCCCGGGCGGGTGCCCCGGGTGGTCCTGTTCCCCTCGGACCTGGCCACCATGCTCTACGACCAGGGCCGCGTGGACTTCAACTTCCTGGACGACGGCCCCTCCACCTTCCGCCACCCCGCGGACCGCCGCCAGGCCGCGCTCTGGAGCACCTTCTGGATGGGCCTGAGCACCCGGCTCCTGCCGCTGGACGTGCGCCGGGCCATCGCCATGGCCCTGGACCGGCGGGCCCTGGGCGAGCACGTGCTGCCCCGCTTCCGCGCGGCCTCCCAGCTCCTGCCGGAGGGCTTTCCCGGGCGCCTGGGGGACGGGGACCCCCGTCTCAGGGCCCTGCCCCCCTTCGACCGCGCCGAGGCCCGGCGCCTCGTGGAGCGCGCCGGCTGGACGGGCCGCGAGCTCACCCTGGTCTACCACGAGAACGGCACCTTCCTGCCCGAGGCGGCCCTGGCCGAGGGCGTGCGCGTCCAGCTCGCGGAGGTGGGCCTGCGGGTGCGGCTCCTGGGAACCCGGACCATGACCGAGGAGATGCTCACCCAGGACCGCCGCGCCCGGCACGAGCTGCACTTCCGGCGCACCGGCGCCGACTTCCCCCACCCCCAGGAGTTCCTCCTGCCCTTCACCTACAGCGGCGACCCCGCCCAGGACAACGGCAGCTACACCGGCTTCGAGGCCGGAGGCGCGGGCCCGGCCTACCGGCGCTTCGAGCGCGAGGCCCAGGCCACCGCGGAAGTGGCACCCGCGGCCATGGCGGACCGCGCCTGGGAGGCCCAGCGGATCCTCCTGGCCGAGGAGGTGGTCGTGGTGCCCCTCTTCTACCCGGACCGCTACTTCCGCACCCGGCCCTGGCTGCGGGAGCTGACCATCGACCCCTTCAACTTCATCGACTTCACCCGGCTCACCTGCAGCCTGCCGGTGAAGCCGTGA
- a CDS encoding M23 family metallopeptidase, with translation MFPALLLPALLAALPFKASPVPGGVAVVPVPGPRAAYHGERVLVRKGARGWEAVVGIPLSAKPGPDSLDAGGAAVPFTIRAKHYPEQHVTLKNRRQVNPSPEDEARIAQEGALTKPAWVVWPEGFEPTLKFLHPTSGALTASFGMRRVFNGEPRSPHSGLDIKAGAGQVVRAPAAGVVVLTGDFFFSGNAVFLAHGEGVVSLFAHLSKVLVKDGQVLKAGEPLGRVGMTGRATGPHLHWSLSLNNARVDPRIFLQGTRGAEGSK, from the coding sequence ATGTTCCCGGCCCTGCTCCTCCCCGCCCTTCTCGCCGCGCTGCCCTTCAAGGCGTCGCCCGTGCCCGGGGGCGTGGCGGTGGTTCCGGTGCCGGGGCCCCGCGCCGCCTACCACGGGGAGCGCGTGCTGGTGCGCAAGGGCGCCCGGGGGTGGGAGGCGGTGGTGGGCATCCCGCTCTCCGCAAAGCCCGGCCCCGACAGCCTGGACGCCGGAGGCGCCGCCGTGCCCTTCACCATCCGGGCCAAGCACTACCCCGAGCAGCACGTCACCCTCAAGAACAGGCGCCAGGTGAACCCCTCGCCCGAGGACGAGGCCCGCATCGCCCAGGAGGGCGCCCTGACGAAGCCGGCGTGGGTGGTCTGGCCCGAGGGCTTCGAGCCCACCCTGAAGTTCCTCCACCCCACCTCCGGCGCCCTCACGGCCTCCTTCGGCATGCGCCGGGTCTTCAACGGCGAGCCGAGGTCGCCCCACTCGGGCCTGGACATCAAGGCCGGCGCGGGCCAGGTGGTGCGGGCCCCGGCGGCGGGCGTGGTGGTGCTCACGGGGGACTTCTTCTTCAGCGGCAACGCCGTGTTCCTCGCCCACGGGGAGGGCGTGGTGAGCCTGTTCGCGCACCTGTCGAAGGTGCTGGTGAAGGACGGGCAGGTGCTCAAGGCCGGGGAGCCGCTGGGGCGGGTGGGCATGACGGGGCGGGCCACGGGGCCGCACCTGCACTGGTCGCTGAGCCTGAACAACGCGCGGGTGGATCCGAGGATCTTCCTGCAGGGGACCCGGGGGGCGGAGGGTTCAAAGTAA
- a CDS encoding SHOCT domain-containing protein, whose amino-acid sequence MRLLPAALALMMIPAAHAAPRRTWDFGNLSYVRRTPAEKGAQANTHPLAVEPAVLAQALASVRFANGPKDAPLFTPAEADAMSKAMAEAFAAAGPGEDLVVLSTFKRESGFFAESLGVTARVFATGGRLNLIVHDTRLDFVYAYNLDNKLPPFDYGYRDKAGAAVLKAPGAEARRADWLVLPLAAPAEKPVPVAATPAAAPAPAPRAAEPVAKAPAAVPASIEERLRGLKRFREQDLITEAEYAKQKQELLKEYAKGTEGKAD is encoded by the coding sequence ATGAGACTTCTCCCCGCCGCCCTGGCCCTGATGATGATTCCCGCCGCCCACGCCGCGCCCCGCCGCACCTGGGACTTCGGAAACCTCAGCTACGTGAGGCGGACCCCGGCCGAGAAGGGGGCCCAGGCCAACACCCATCCCCTGGCGGTCGAACCCGCGGTGCTCGCCCAGGCCCTGGCCTCCGTGCGCTTCGCCAACGGCCCCAAGGACGCCCCCCTGTTCACCCCCGCCGAGGCCGACGCCATGTCCAAGGCCATGGCGGAAGCCTTCGCCGCCGCCGGCCCCGGGGAGGACCTGGTGGTCCTGAGCACCTTCAAGCGCGAGAGCGGCTTCTTCGCCGAGTCCCTCGGGGTGACGGCGCGGGTCTTCGCCACCGGCGGCCGACTCAACCTCATCGTCCACGACACGCGCCTGGACTTCGTCTACGCCTACAACCTGGACAACAAGCTGCCCCCCTTCGACTACGGTTACCGGGACAAGGCGGGCGCCGCCGTCCTGAAGGCCCCCGGGGCCGAGGCGCGCAGGGCGGACTGGCTCGTGCTTCCCCTGGCCGCCCCGGCGGAAAAGCCGGTTCCCGTGGCCGCGACCCCCGCGGCCGCCCCCGCTCCGGCCCCCAGGGCCGCCGAGCCCGTGGCCAAGGCGCCCGCCGCGGTCCCCGCCAGCATCGAGGAGCGCCTGCGCGGCCTGAAGCGCTTCCGGGAGCAGGACCTGATCACGGAAGCCGAATACGCGAAGCAGAAGCAGGAGCTCCTGAAGGAATACGCCAAGGGGACCGAGGGCAAGGCGGACTAG
- a CDS encoding caspase family protein: MLLSRSFLNPLALALLLGAALGCHIQPKLQVEARDTAMEVKKKVPLVGAVSYSPDGRLVASGGSDQVVHVWDMTAMKEIRRFKGHTGFIKGVGFLADGRTVTSTSNDGTLKFWDLATGSETRSVPKFLDGLLGMSVGVPVTPDGRFALGITSSMFSESWTRNLHDLRSGTITQRFPGKFGALSPDAKTVLILDRQVSLVDRGSGRVLWQTALGGRKSLSWALAAFSPDGTRIVAMDQSTGGPMSAVDTTFFLLDARTGQQLKAFGHHQMPGGLISMNKILAQISALAVSPDGRFLLSGDLKASYKLWDIEADRMVCQMKAADELTGNMLNNVPSMAFAPDGRTLVASTLGAARYFDAATGAELASMIAFEDGEWLFMTPSGYYNASEKGDQNLGVAVKGQPYTIAQLRESFFRPDLVKLALSGGSLAGYRKVADVRPPPVVSIVDTPSAVAAGEATVTLRIADSGGGIGDVRLYLNGSAVVLDRGRGLAVVGTGDTVRKYPVRLTAGLNTIRAIAFNDDNSMQSADAVQTVTASFLPAARPSLHALVIGINEYRNPKLKLDFAVADADLFAETLAATAGPLFGEVHVKRLTTPGDTTRESIIRELRAMQNLNPDDLFVFYVASHGTVDDGEYFLITSEVGSTSTAKLKTDALSQNLVKELIANIPATKKLVVIDTCGAGKLGDAIQVAMMTRGMSEDTAIKVLSRAVGSTVLAASTSVQEALEGYQGHGLFTHVLTEGMKGRADSDGDGFVKTTELANYVDDEVPRLAEKIFKRAQFPTVSPSGMGFPIGKVR, encoded by the coding sequence ATGCTCCTTTCCCGTTCCTTTCTCAACCCCCTGGCCCTGGCCCTGCTCCTGGGCGCGGCGCTGGGTTGCCACATCCAGCCCAAGCTCCAGGTGGAGGCCCGGGACACGGCCATGGAGGTCAAGAAGAAGGTGCCGCTGGTCGGGGCGGTGAGCTATTCGCCGGACGGCCGCCTGGTGGCATCCGGCGGCTCGGACCAGGTGGTGCACGTGTGGGACATGACGGCGATGAAGGAGATCCGCCGGTTCAAAGGCCACACGGGGTTCATCAAGGGCGTGGGCTTCCTGGCCGACGGCCGCACCGTCACCTCCACCAGCAACGACGGCACCCTGAAGTTCTGGGACCTGGCCACCGGCTCCGAGACCCGCAGCGTCCCGAAATTCCTGGACGGCCTCCTCGGCATGTCCGTGGGCGTGCCGGTGACCCCCGACGGGCGGTTCGCCCTGGGCATCACCTCCTCCATGTTCTCCGAGTCCTGGACGCGCAACCTGCACGACCTCCGGTCCGGGACCATCACGCAGCGGTTCCCGGGGAAGTTCGGCGCGCTTTCGCCGGACGCGAAGACCGTCCTGATCCTGGACCGGCAGGTGTCCCTCGTGGACCGGGGCTCGGGCAGGGTCCTCTGGCAGACGGCCCTGGGCGGCCGCAAGTCCCTCTCCTGGGCCCTGGCCGCCTTCTCCCCGGACGGCACCCGCATCGTGGCCATGGACCAGTCCACCGGAGGTCCGATGTCGGCCGTGGACACCACCTTCTTCCTCCTGGACGCCAGGACCGGCCAGCAGCTTAAGGCCTTCGGCCACCACCAGATGCCCGGCGGCCTCATCTCCATGAACAAGATCCTCGCCCAGATCAGCGCGCTGGCCGTTTCGCCCGACGGCAGGTTCCTGCTCAGCGGAGACCTGAAGGCCAGCTACAAGCTCTGGGACATCGAGGCCGACCGCATGGTGTGCCAGATGAAGGCCGCCGACGAGCTCACCGGCAACATGCTCAACAACGTCCCCTCCATGGCCTTCGCGCCTGACGGCCGGACCCTCGTGGCCTCCACCCTGGGCGCGGCCCGGTACTTCGACGCGGCCACCGGGGCGGAGCTGGCCTCCATGATCGCCTTCGAGGACGGGGAGTGGCTCTTCATGACGCCCAGCGGCTACTACAACGCTTCCGAGAAGGGCGACCAGAACCTCGGCGTGGCGGTGAAGGGGCAGCCCTATACCATCGCCCAGCTGCGGGAGTCCTTCTTCCGCCCCGACCTGGTCAAGCTCGCCCTCTCGGGAGGCTCGCTCGCGGGGTACCGCAAGGTGGCCGACGTGCGCCCCCCGCCCGTGGTGTCCATCGTCGACACCCCTTCCGCGGTGGCGGCGGGGGAGGCCACGGTGACCCTGCGCATCGCCGACTCCGGCGGCGGCATCGGGGACGTGCGGCTCTACCTGAACGGGTCCGCCGTCGTGCTCGACCGCGGCCGGGGGCTGGCCGTGGTGGGGACCGGGGACACGGTGCGGAAGTATCCCGTGAGGCTCACCGCCGGGCTCAACACCATCCGCGCCATCGCCTTCAACGACGACAACTCCATGCAGAGCGCCGACGCCGTGCAGACCGTCACCGCGTCCTTCCTGCCCGCCGCCAGGCCCTCCCTGCACGCCCTGGTGATCGGCATCAACGAATACAGGAACCCCAAGCTCAAGCTCGATTTCGCGGTGGCCGACGCGGACCTGTTCGCCGAGACCCTCGCCGCCACCGCGGGCCCCCTGTTCGGGGAGGTCCATGTCAAGCGGCTCACCACGCCCGGCGATACCACCCGCGAGAGCATCATCCGCGAGCTCCGGGCCATGCAGAACCTGAACCCGGACGACCTTTTCGTCTTCTACGTGGCCAGCCACGGCACCGTGGACGACGGCGAGTACTTCCTCATCACCTCGGAGGTGGGCTCCACGTCCACCGCGAAGCTGAAGACCGACGCCCTCAGCCAGAACCTGGTCAAGGAGCTCATCGCCAACATCCCCGCCACGAAGAAGCTGGTCGTCATCGACACCTGCGGCGCCGGCAAGCTGGGCGACGCCATCCAGGTGGCCATGATGACCCGGGGCATGAGCGAGGACACCGCGATCAAGGTGCTGAGCCGCGCCGTGGGTTCGACGGTCCTGGCCGCCTCCACCTCGGTCCAGGAGGCCCTGGAAGGCTACCAGGGCCACGGCCTGTTCACCCACGTCCTCACCGAGGGCATGAAGGGAAGGGCCGACAGCGACGGGGACGGCTTCGTCAAGACCACCGAGCTGGCCAACTACGTGGACGACGAGGTGCCCCGGCTCGCCGAGAAGATCTTCAAGCGCGCCCAGTTCCCCACGGTTTCCCCCAGCGGCATGGGGTTCCCCATCGGCAAAGTGCGGTAG
- a CDS encoding GGDEF domain-containing protein: MSAWWFTWFLLLAGLAALGLSVFWLQWRIRRLFDRNNDLERQIDENAKALEATNRALQEASLVDPLTGLHNRRFLDHSLATDAQQARRAYQEMRAAGRDPAEGKEDILLYLMDLDYFKQVNDTWGQAAGDAVLCQLGQALKGITRKTDFRVRWGGGTFLVVARRARRSGAPTVARNLLAAVRDLTFQLPGGDQIRKRISIGFTALPLLPLGPELGTWEQGVAIAEQCLAAAKRSGRDRYVGAIFKADATPEPVRDMETWDLAWARAHGLVDVVCSEPGFVWP, translated from the coding sequence TTGTCTGCGTGGTGGTTCACCTGGTTCCTGCTCCTGGCGGGCCTAGCCGCCCTGGGGCTCTCGGTCTTCTGGCTGCAGTGGCGGATCCGACGCCTGTTCGACCGGAACAACGACCTGGAGCGCCAGATCGATGAGAACGCCAAGGCCCTGGAGGCGACCAACCGGGCCCTCCAGGAGGCCAGCCTCGTGGATCCCCTCACGGGTCTCCACAACCGGCGGTTCCTGGACCATTCCCTTGCCACGGACGCCCAGCAGGCCCGGCGCGCCTACCAGGAAATGCGGGCCGCAGGCCGGGACCCCGCCGAGGGCAAGGAGGACATCCTCCTGTACCTGATGGATCTGGATTACTTCAAACAGGTCAACGACACCTGGGGCCAGGCGGCGGGGGACGCGGTGCTCTGCCAGCTGGGCCAGGCCCTCAAGGGGATCACCCGCAAGACCGATTTCCGGGTGCGGTGGGGCGGGGGGACCTTCCTGGTGGTGGCCCGCCGGGCGCGACGCTCCGGCGCCCCCACCGTGGCCCGGAACCTCCTGGCGGCCGTGCGGGACCTGACCTTCCAGCTGCCCGGCGGGGACCAGATCCGCAAGCGCATCTCCATCGGGTTCACGGCGCTTCCCCTGCTGCCCCTGGGGCCGGAGCTGGGCACCTGGGAGCAGGGGGTGGCGATCGCGGAACAGTGCCTTGCGGCGGCCAAGCGAAGCGGCCGGGACCGCTACGTGGGGGCCATCTTCAAGGCCGACGCCACCCCGGAGCCGGTGCGGGACATGGAGACCTGGGATCTGGCCTGGGCCCGGGCCCATGGGCTCGTGGACGTGGTCTGTTCGGAGCCCGGATTCGTCTGGCCCTAG
- a CDS encoding PAS domain-containing hybrid sensor histidine kinase/response regulator, whose protein sequence is MFPFSGSSRFNARVLPEDPRDLEHRLLTILCLVAALVSFLVVIPMNLVHHFPLRVHLVMGGFGAASFALYLACRGGRYPGVLSLAVMLATLDFVWFFKGASSGAIPLFFVLPTTFAVIFFRGRKLGILLGLLLLNGVLIFAADLLWPGLAAPYRSQAQRIQNVFSSFVISNCLAALMIWVVMSGYRRERGRLQAAADALAKSEELRRALLANSWDILSILDAQGNLTYNSPAAQRIHGFSPEEMVGRNTLEFIHPDDREAVQKTFQAILAAPGARGVVRYRYACKDGHWVDMEAVGVNYLDDPTVRGIVTNSREITERVQAEAELRRSEEERRKVEAQLWQSQKMESLGSLAGGVAHDFNNMLGGIIGFADLLLAREEDPERRKHLQAILKAAEHSSGMTAKLLAFGRRGKNILESVDLDALAQEACGFAAASLPQGVTVDLRPGAPPRVDADPSLVNQVLLNLLVNAAEAMRGPGAIVVRTWDERLEGSAAAALGLAPGRYAALSVKDAGVGMDEPTRARLFEPFFTTKADGNVLGSGLGLSTVYGILQSHQGGVQVESAPGRGSTFTVRFPEGALPAPEGSAPQAPLPRGKGTILIVDDEPVIMTLMVEALQRLGYTTLSAWDGEEGADLFARTHADLSAVILDLKMPRLGGTGCFRRMQAVDPGVPVLICTGYGDNEEVQDLLRLGAKGLLKKPFRVAELAGWIRTLVPEA, encoded by the coding sequence ATGTTCCCCTTCAGCGGGTCCAGCCGATTCAACGCCAGGGTCCTCCCCGAGGACCCGCGCGACCTGGAGCACCGCCTCCTGACGATCCTCTGCCTCGTGGCGGCCCTGGTGTCGTTCCTGGTGGTCATTCCCATGAACCTGGTGCACCACTTCCCGCTCCGGGTGCACCTGGTCATGGGCGGGTTCGGCGCGGCCTCCTTCGCCCTCTACCTGGCCTGCCGCGGCGGGCGCTATCCCGGCGTGCTCTCCCTGGCCGTCATGCTGGCCACCCTGGACTTCGTCTGGTTCTTCAAGGGGGCCAGCAGCGGGGCCATCCCCCTCTTCTTCGTGCTGCCCACCACGTTCGCCGTGATCTTCTTCCGGGGCCGCAAGCTGGGAATCCTGCTTGGACTCCTGCTCCTGAACGGCGTGCTGATCTTCGCGGCGGACCTGCTCTGGCCGGGCCTCGCGGCGCCCTACCGGTCCCAGGCGCAGCGGATCCAGAACGTCTTCTCCAGCTTCGTCATCTCCAACTGCCTGGCGGCCCTCATGATCTGGGTGGTCATGTCCGGCTACCGCCGGGAGCGGGGCCGCCTCCAGGCCGCCGCGGACGCGCTGGCCAAGTCCGAGGAGCTGCGCCGGGCCCTCCTGGCCAACTCCTGGGACATCCTCTCCATCCTGGACGCCCAGGGGAACCTCACCTACAACTCCCCGGCGGCCCAGCGCATCCATGGCTTCAGCCCCGAGGAGATGGTGGGCCGCAACACCCTGGAATTCATCCACCCCGATGACCGCGAGGCCGTGCAGAAGACGTTCCAGGCGATCCTGGCCGCCCCCGGGGCCCGGGGCGTGGTGCGTTACCGCTACGCCTGCAAGGACGGGCACTGGGTGGACATGGAGGCCGTGGGGGTCAACTACCTGGACGACCCCACCGTGCGGGGCATCGTCACCAATTCCCGGGAGATCACCGAGCGCGTCCAGGCCGAGGCCGAGCTGCGCCGTTCCGAGGAGGAGCGCCGGAAGGTGGAGGCCCAGCTCTGGCAGTCCCAGAAGATGGAAAGCCTGGGCAGCCTCGCGGGCGGCGTGGCCCACGACTTCAACAACATGCTCGGCGGGATCATCGGCTTCGCGGACCTGCTCCTGGCCCGGGAGGAGGACCCGGAGCGCAGGAAGCACCTCCAGGCGATCCTCAAGGCCGCGGAGCATTCCAGCGGCATGACCGCCAAGCTCCTGGCCTTCGGCCGCCGGGGCAAGAACATCCTGGAGTCGGTGGACCTGGACGCCCTGGCGCAGGAGGCCTGCGGGTTCGCGGCGGCCTCCCTGCCGCAGGGGGTGACCGTGGACCTGCGCCCGGGCGCCCCGCCCCGGGTGGACGCGGATCCGTCCCTGGTGAACCAGGTGCTCCTGAACCTCCTGGTGAACGCCGCCGAAGCCATGCGGGGCCCCGGCGCCATCGTCGTGCGCACCTGGGACGAGCGGCTGGAGGGGAGCGCCGCGGCCGCGCTGGGCCTCGCCCCGGGCCGCTATGCCGCCCTGAGCGTCAAGGACGCCGGCGTGGGCATGGACGAACCCACCCGGGCCCGGCTCTTCGAGCCCTTCTTCACCACCAAGGCCGACGGGAACGTCCTGGGCAGCGGCCTGGGGCTCTCCACCGTGTACGGGATCCTCCAGTCCCACCAGGGCGGCGTCCAGGTGGAATCCGCCCCGGGCCGGGGCTCCACCTTCACGGTGCGCTTCCCCGAGGGCGCCCTGCCCGCCCCGGAGGGCTCCGCCCCGCAGGCCCCCCTTCCCCGCGGCAAGGGCACCATCCTTATCGTGGACGACGAGCCGGTGATCATGACCCTCATGGTCGAGGCCCTGCAGCGCCTGGGCTACACGACCCTGTCGGCCTGGGACGGGGAGGAGGGCGCCGACCTCTTCGCGCGGACCCACGCCGACCTCAGCGCCGTGATCCTGGACCTCAAGATGCCCAGGCTGGGCGGCACCGGCTGCTTCCGCCGGATGCAGGCCGTGGACCCCGGCGTGCCCGTGCTCATCTGCACCGGCTACGGCGACAACGAGGAAGTCCAGGACCTCCTGCGCCTGGGGGCGAAGGGCCTGCTGAAAAAACCTTTCCGGGTGGCGGAGCTGGCCGGGTGGATCCGGACGCTGGTACCCGAGGCCTAG
- a CDS encoding PstS family phosphate ABC transporter substrate-binding protein, producing the protein MGMSCFHAALALCLAAGAPALRAQTTQVRAKVSTSLPTYAPTRQVATRLEIPGTDALSDLGDEWNRLFRQYHQQGGITYLPKVTKDAVKDLAEGARPLIITARELTTEENKTFQTKFGYMPMRIPVCMDALIVFVHKNNSLSSITMEQLDAIFSKDRLGGAKEALKEWGDLRVRGDLGKREIRAYARGEGTAIRDAFQAAVLLKGAFRAGLIQKDDSASLAEAVVTDEAGIAFGSLSSWYAGVKVLSIVPYKATDARFPNQENVTTSRYPMPRMYYAYVNRAPGKPLDPAVDEFLRFMLSQEGQGAVADVGILPAPPEFLTIALKRLDR; encoded by the coding sequence ATGGGCATGTCCTGTTTCCACGCCGCCCTCGCCCTATGCCTGGCAGCGGGAGCCCCCGCCCTCAGGGCCCAGACCACCCAGGTCCGGGCCAAGGTTTCGACCTCCCTGCCCACCTATGCCCCCACGCGGCAGGTGGCCACCCGCCTGGAGATCCCCGGCACCGACGCCCTGTCGGACCTGGGGGACGAATGGAACCGCCTTTTCAGGCAGTACCACCAGCAGGGCGGCATCACCTACCTGCCCAAGGTCACGAAGGACGCGGTCAAGGACCTGGCCGAAGGCGCCAGGCCGCTCATCATCACCGCCCGGGAACTCACCACCGAGGAGAACAAGACCTTCCAGACCAAGTTCGGGTACATGCCCATGCGCATCCCGGTATGCATGGACGCCCTCATCGTCTTCGTGCACAAGAACAACTCCCTCTCCAGCATCACCATGGAGCAGCTGGACGCCATCTTCTCCAAGGACCGCCTGGGCGGCGCCAAGGAGGCCCTCAAGGAATGGGGCGATCTCCGCGTGCGGGGCGACCTCGGAAAGCGCGAGATCCGCGCCTACGCCCGCGGCGAAGGCACGGCGATCCGCGACGCCTTCCAGGCCGCCGTGCTCCTCAAGGGCGCCTTCCGCGCAGGCCTGATCCAGAAGGACGATTCCGCCTCCCTGGCCGAGGCCGTGGTCACCGACGAGGCCGGCATCGCCTTCGGCTCCCTCTCCTCCTGGTACGCGGGCGTGAAGGTCCTGTCCATCGTCCCCTACAAGGCCACCGACGCGCGGTTCCCGAACCAGGAGAACGTCACCACGAGCCGCTATCCCATGCCGCGCATGTACTACGCCTACGTGAACCGGGCCCCGGGCAAGCCCCTGGATCCGGCCGTGGACGAGTTCCTGCGCTTCATGCTGAGCCAGGAGGGCCAGGGCGCCGTGGCCGACGTGGGGATCCTGCCCGCGCCGCCCGAATTCCTGACCATCGCGCTCAAGCGCCTGGACCGCTGA
- a CDS encoding cytochrome c3 family protein, which produces MTLRRFLAPVLACFFLGLPARAADEKTTPRHAKAGVTCFDCHKEEKPSKAAVADDSCMACHGDLPAMAAYTKALPVNPHATPKGDHPGPFLCTQCHCQHKPPVVKCLECHPKFKLTPK; this is translated from the coding sequence ATGACCCTGCGCCGTTTCCTGGCTCCCGTGCTGGCCTGTTTTTTCCTTGGCCTCCCCGCGCGGGCCGCGGACGAGAAGACCACCCCCAGGCATGCCAAGGCGGGTGTGACCTGCTTCGACTGCCACAAGGAGGAAAAGCCCTCCAAGGCGGCGGTGGCCGATGATTCCTGCATGGCCTGCCACGGGGACCTGCCCGCCATGGCCGCGTACACCAAGGCCCTGCCCGTGAACCCCCATGCCACCCCCAAGGGGGACCACCCCGGGCCCTTCCTGTGCACCCAGTGCCACTGCCAGCACAAGCCGCCGGTGGTGAAGTGCCTGGAATGCCATCCCAAGTTCAAGCTGACCCCGAAGTAG